In one window of Azospirillaceae bacterium DNA:
- the gcvH gene encoding glycine cleavage system protein GcvH, giving the protein MIKFTKDHEWVRVEGDVAVVGITEFAQGQLGDVVFVEVPEPGRKVVQGKDAAVVESVKAASEVYAPIDGTVAEGNQAVVDDPSLVNRDPAGEGWFFKLRDFNKAQLDALMDEAGYKAYVEGLS; this is encoded by the coding sequence GTGATCAAGTTCACCAAGGACCATGAGTGGGTGCGCGTCGAAGGCGATGTCGCGGTCGTGGGCATCACCGAGTTCGCCCAGGGCCAGTTGGGCGACGTCGTGTTCGTCGAGGTGCCGGAGCCGGGCCGCAAGGTGGTCCAGGGCAAGGACGCGGCGGTCGTCGAGTCCGTGAAGGCCGCCAGCGAGGTCTACGCCCCCATCGACGGCACGGTGGCCGAAGGCAACCAGGCGGTCGTGGACGACCCGTCGCTCGTCAACCGCGATCCGGCGGGCGAGGGCTGGTTCTTCAAGCTGCGCGATTTCAACAAGGCGCAGCTCGACGCCCTGATGGACGAGGCCGGCTACAAGGCCTACGTCGAGGGCCTTTCCTGA
- the gcvPA gene encoding aminomethyl-transferring glycine dehydrogenase subunit GcvPA has protein sequence MRYLPLTEADRKAMLARIGVGSVDDLFRDVPQEARLSGPVEGLPNHQGELAVDRLVSGMAARNMAASSVPFFVGAGVYKHHVPSSVDHLIQRGEFLTSYTPYQPEVSQGTLQYLFEFQTQVAMLTGMDVANASMYDGSTACAEAVMMANRVTRRGKALLSGGLHPHYREVTETNARFVGFQADLRPADVDGTEDLAALVDEQTSCVVVQNPSVFGHVRDYTALAQACHAKGALLVVVVTEVVSLGLLTPPGDMGADIVVAEGQSLGVGLNFGGPHVGLFATREKYVRQMPGRLCGETVDADGRRGFVLTLSTREQHIRREKATSNICTNSGLCALAFTIHLSLLGEQGFTGLAEINHAKAVQLAEKLSAVKGVEVVNDAFFNEFTVRLSKPAVGVVDALAAKGILAGVPVGRFYPKDKDLANLLLVCATEVNTEADMDALVAGLKEVLA, from the coding sequence ATGCGCTATCTCCCCCTGACCGAGGCGGACCGCAAGGCCATGCTGGCGCGGATCGGCGTCGGCTCGGTCGACGACCTGTTCCGCGACGTGCCGCAGGAAGCGCGGCTTTCCGGGCCGGTGGAAGGCCTGCCGAACCACCAGGGCGAGCTGGCCGTGGACCGTCTGGTCTCCGGCATGGCGGCACGCAACATGGCGGCCTCGTCGGTGCCCTTCTTCGTGGGTGCCGGCGTCTACAAGCACCATGTGCCGTCGTCGGTGGACCACCTGATCCAGCGCGGCGAGTTCCTGACCAGCTACACCCCATACCAGCCGGAGGTGAGCCAGGGCACGCTGCAGTACCTGTTCGAGTTCCAGACCCAGGTGGCGATGCTGACCGGCATGGATGTGGCCAACGCCTCCATGTACGACGGCTCCACCGCCTGTGCCGAAGCCGTGATGATGGCCAACCGCGTCACCCGGCGCGGCAAGGCCCTGCTGTCCGGCGGCCTGCACCCGCACTACCGTGAGGTGACCGAGACCAACGCCCGCTTCGTCGGCTTCCAGGCGGACCTGCGCCCGGCCGATGTGGACGGGACCGAGGATCTCGCCGCGCTGGTGGACGAGCAGACCTCGTGCGTGGTCGTGCAGAACCCCAGCGTGTTCGGGCATGTCCGCGACTACACCGCGCTGGCCCAGGCCTGCCATGCCAAGGGCGCGTTGCTGGTGGTGGTGGTGACCGAGGTGGTGTCGCTGGGTCTGCTCACCCCGCCGGGTGACATGGGCGCCGACATCGTCGTCGCCGAGGGCCAGTCCCTTGGCGTGGGCTTGAACTTCGGCGGGCCCCACGTGGGCCTGTTCGCCACCCGCGAGAAGTACGTGCGGCAGATGCCGGGCCGCCTGTGCGGCGAGACGGTGGACGCCGACGGCCGCCGCGGTTTCGTGCTGACGCTGTCCACCCGCGAACAGCACATCCGCCGCGAGAAGGCCACCTCCAACATCTGCACGAACTCCGGCCTGTGCGCGCTGGCGTTCACCATCCACCTGTCGCTCCTGGGCGAGCAGGGCTTCACCGGCCTGGCGGAAATCAACCACGCCAAGGCGGTGCAGCTGGCCGAAAAGTTGTCGGCGGTGAAGGGCGTCGAGGTCGTGAACGACGCCTTCTTCAACGAATTCACCGTGCGCCTGTCCAAGCCCGCCGTCGGGGTGGTCGATGCGCTGGCGGCCAAGGGGATCCTGGCCGGGGTGCCGGTCGGCCGCTTCTATCCCAAGGACAAGGACCTGGCGAACCTGCTGCTGGTCTGCGCCACCGAAGTGAACACCGAGGCCGACATGGACGCGCTCGTCGCCGGCCTGAAGGAGGTGCTCGCATGA
- the gcvPB gene encoding aminomethyl-transferring glycine dehydrogenase subunit GcvPB, with translation MSMNTQGRQTRPAEAEEEHGLAEIRTITGNRGLVIEEALIFELDSPGSVGVDLPPAPKVQPRLGAVKRRASVGLPSLSEPTVVRHYTRLSQKNLGIDSTFYPLGSCTMKHNPRLNEKMARLPGFADAHPLQPVSTVQGAFELIDQLAHWLKTLTGMPAVALSPAAGAHGEMCGMMAIRAAIEAREGKDSKRKRVLVPESAHGTNPATAAAIGFVVDPIPADASGRVDVAALEAKLGDDVAAIMLTNPNTCGLFERDIVRIARMVHDAGGYFYCDGANFNAIVGRVRPADLGVDAMHINLHKTFSTPHGGGGPGAGPVVLSEALAPFAPLPHIVHGKDGFRIVEHDDQPGATGKSFGRMKAYHGQMGMFVRALTYMLSHGADGLWQVASDAVLNANYVMASLKDVMSAPFEGPCMHEALFDDRFLKGTGVSTLDFAKAMIDEGFHPMTMYFPLVVHGAFLIEPTETESKATLDQFVDTMRALTERAKAGDAAHFTGAPRLTPRRRLDETLAARKPVLRWQPGAQQARAAE, from the coding sequence ATGAGCATGAACACCCAAGGTCGCCAGACCCGCCCCGCGGAGGCCGAGGAAGAGCACGGCCTGGCCGAGATCCGCACCATCACCGGCAACCGTGGTCTGGTGATCGAAGAGGCGCTGATCTTCGAGCTGGACAGCCCCGGTTCGGTCGGCGTCGACCTGCCGCCGGCCCCCAAGGTGCAGCCGCGCCTGGGCGCGGTGAAGCGCCGGGCGTCGGTCGGCCTGCCGTCGCTGTCCGAGCCGACGGTGGTCCGGCACTACACCCGCCTGTCGCAGAAGAACCTGGGGATCGACTCGACCTTCTACCCCCTGGGTTCGTGCACGATGAAGCACAACCCGCGCCTGAACGAGAAGATGGCGCGGCTGCCGGGGTTCGCCGACGCGCACCCGTTGCAGCCGGTTTCGACCGTCCAGGGCGCGTTCGAGCTGATCGACCAGCTGGCGCACTGGCTGAAGACCCTGACCGGCATGCCGGCCGTGGCCCTGTCGCCCGCGGCGGGCGCGCATGGCGAGATGTGCGGCATGATGGCGATCCGCGCCGCCATCGAGGCACGTGAAGGCAAGGACAGCAAGCGCAAGCGCGTGCTGGTCCCGGAAAGCGCCCACGGCACCAACCCGGCCACCGCGGCCGCCATCGGGTTCGTGGTTGACCCGATCCCCGCGGACGCGTCGGGCCGCGTGGACGTGGCCGCGCTCGAAGCCAAGCTGGGCGACGACGTGGCGGCGATCATGCTGACCAACCCGAACACCTGCGGGCTGTTCGAGCGGGACATCGTCCGGATCGCACGGATGGTCCACGACGCCGGCGGCTACTTCTACTGCGACGGCGCCAACTTCAACGCCATCGTCGGCCGTGTCCGCCCCGCCGACCTGGGCGTGGACGCCATGCACATCAACCTGCACAAGACCTTCTCCACTCCGCACGGCGGTGGCGGTCCGGGCGCGGGGCCGGTGGTGCTGTCCGAGGCGCTGGCCCCGTTCGCGCCGCTGCCCCACATCGTCCACGGCAAGGACGGCTTCCGGATCGTCGAGCACGACGACCAGCCGGGCGCCACCGGCAAGTCGTTCGGGCGCATGAAGGCCTATCACGGCCAGATGGGCATGTTCGTCCGTGCGCTGACCTATATGCTCAGCCATGGTGCGGACGGGCTGTGGCAGGTGGCCAGCGATGCGGTGCTGAACGCCAACTACGTGATGGCGAGCCTGAAGGACGTGATGAGCGCGCCGTTCGAGGGGCCGTGCATGCACGAAGCCCTGTTCGACGACCGCTTCCTCAAGGGCACCGGGGTGTCCACGCTCGACTTCGCCAAGGCGATGATCGACGAGGGCTTCCATCCGATGACCATGTACTTCCCGCTGGTCGTCCACGGCGCCTTCCTGATCGAGCCGACGGAAACCGAGAGCAAGGCGACGCTCGACCAGTTCGTCGACACGATGCGGGCCCTGACGGAGCGCGCGAAGGCCGGCGATGCGGCCCACTTCACCGGCGCTCCGCGGCTGACCCCGCGCCGCCGGCTGGACGAGACGCTGGCCGCCCGCAAGCCGGTCCTGCGCTGGCAACCGGGCGCCCAGCAGGCCCGCGCGGCCGAGTAG
- a CDS encoding ribose ABC transporter permease: MRSGLQQRGTLHARGEPARRFQDSLLFFTKWLRSPLKVAAVVPSGRDLAATMAAQVPLDGDLVVELGGGTGALTEGLVAHGVEPDRLVVIERDPIFHRILRERFPAAHVLKGDAQEMGRLLRDAGLGDRRVSAVVSGLPILTFPADQQECILTAAFDLMDATGIFVQFTYGFSSPVPAKRLRAWGLTARLAGHALRNVPPAHVWCYQRAG, encoded by the coding sequence ATGAGGTCGGGACTCCAGCAACGCGGCACCCTGCATGCGCGTGGCGAACCCGCCCGGCGCTTCCAGGACAGCTTGCTGTTCTTCACCAAATGGCTGCGCTCACCGCTCAAGGTGGCGGCGGTGGTGCCAAGCGGACGCGACCTCGCCGCCACCATGGCGGCGCAGGTTCCACTGGACGGCGACCTGGTGGTGGAACTGGGGGGCGGAACCGGCGCCCTGACCGAGGGCCTTGTCGCGCATGGCGTCGAGCCGGACCGACTGGTCGTCATCGAACGCGACCCGATCTTCCACCGCATTCTGCGGGAACGGTTCCCGGCGGCCCATGTCCTGAAGGGCGACGCACAGGAAATGGGGCGGCTTCTGCGCGATGCGGGGCTTGGCGACCGCCGGGTGTCCGCGGTCGTCTCCGGCCTGCCGATCCTGACCTTCCCGGCGGACCAGCAGGAATGCATCCTGACGGCGGCGTTCGACCTGATGGATGCGACCGGGATCTTCGTCCAGTTCACCTATGGTTTCAGCTCGCCCGTGCCGGCGAAGCGGTTGCGGGCGTGGGGCCTGACCGCGCGCCTCGCCGGTCACGCCCTGCGCAACGTGCCGCCGGCCCATGTCTGGTGCTACCAACGGGCGGGGTGA
- a CDS encoding fumarylacetoacetate hydrolase family protein, producing MKLLRYGLPGHEQPGLLDAGGTVRDLSRVIPDITGAQLAPDALARLAAIDPATLPAVTGSPRIGPPVSGIGKLIGIGLNYADHAAEANMQVPPEPIFFLKASTCICGPNDAVVLPPGSTRLDWEVELGVVIGTVARHVTEAQAMDHVAGYCVVNDVSERSWQLERAGQWTKGKSYDTFGPVGPWLVTKDEVPDPQNLALWLEVDGKRYQDGSTRTMVYQVPFLVSYVSQFMTLMPGDIITTGTPPGVGSGQKPPVFLREGNVMRLGIQGLGEQRQQVVARG from the coding sequence ATGAAACTGCTGCGCTACGGATTGCCGGGACACGAACAGCCTGGTCTGCTGGATGCAGGCGGTACGGTCCGCGACCTGTCACGGGTGATCCCCGATATCACCGGGGCACAACTGGCGCCGGATGCTCTCGCCCGACTTGCGGCCATCGACCCCGCCACCCTGCCGGCGGTCACCGGCTCGCCCCGGATCGGCCCGCCCGTGTCGGGAATCGGCAAGTTGATCGGCATCGGCCTCAACTACGCCGACCACGCGGCCGAAGCGAACATGCAGGTTCCGCCCGAGCCCATCTTCTTCCTGAAGGCCAGCACCTGCATCTGCGGCCCGAACGACGCCGTGGTGCTTCCGCCGGGCTCCACCCGTTTGGACTGGGAGGTCGAGCTGGGCGTCGTGATCGGCACCGTCGCCCGCCACGTGACCGAAGCCCAGGCCATGGACCATGTGGCCGGCTACTGCGTGGTGAACGACGTCTCCGAACGGTCCTGGCAGCTCGAGCGCGCCGGCCAATGGACCAAGGGGAAGAGCTACGACACCTTCGGCCCGGTCGGCCCCTGGCTGGTCACCAAGGACGAGGTGCCGGATCCGCAGAATCTGGCCCTGTGGCTGGAGGTGGACGGAAAGCGGTACCAGGACGGGTCCACCCGAACCATGGTCTACCAGGTGCCGTTCCTCGTCAGCTACGTATCCCAGTTCATGACGCTGATGCCGGGCGACATCATCACCACGGGCACGCCGCCCGGGGTGGGCAGCGGTCAGAAGCCGCCGGTGTTCCTGCGCGAAGGCAACGTCATGCGTCTCGGCATCCAGGGACTGGGCGAGCAACGCCAGCAGGTCGTGGCCCGCGGGTGA
- a CDS encoding PGPGW domain-containing protein: MIRTAMSVLARGSSLRQRALVIAGWTIIAAGVLVSPLPGPGGIPVMLVGAMVLLRNSPSARRSYVRWKRRKPAWFAPAERFLRRNKRRTGAG; this comes from the coding sequence ATGATCCGCACTGCCATGTCCGTGCTTGCGCGGGGGTCGTCGCTTCGGCAGCGCGCCCTGGTCATCGCCGGGTGGACCATCATCGCCGCCGGTGTCCTGGTCTCGCCGCTGCCTGGTCCGGGCGGGATTCCCGTCATGCTGGTGGGGGCCATGGTGCTGCTGCGCAATTCACCGTCCGCACGACGCAGCTATGTCCGGTGGAAACGGCGCAAGCCCGCCTGGTTCGCCCCGGCGGAGCGGTTCCTGCGCCGGAACAAGCGGCGCACCGGTGCGGGTTGA
- a CDS encoding aminotransferase, which yields MKTANSVLSGYGTTVFEVMSRLAVQHQAINLGQGFPDDRGLPDLLKAGADALTDGWNQYPPMMGVPDLRKAVADHARRFYGLDVDWQGEVMVTSGATEALAACLFGLIEPGDEVVLFEPLYDSYVPIIRRAGGIPKFVTLRPPSWGFTEADLAAVFSARTKLVLLNNPLNPAAKVFSRDELELLARFVRDFDCYAVCDEVYEHLVFDGRPHIPLMALPGMRDRCLRIGSAGKTFSLTGWKVGYVTAAATLLQPVAKAHQFLVFTTPPNLQTAVAHGLNMPDAYFSGLAAEMQRRRDRLARGLADIGFGVLPADGTYFVVCDIRPLANGMDDASFCEHITVEAGVAAIPVGAFYVQERVDHCVRFCFAKQDSVLDGAIERLTRHFKASA from the coding sequence TTGAAGACAGCGAATTCCGTTCTTTCCGGCTACGGCACCACCGTCTTCGAGGTGATGTCGCGGTTGGCCGTGCAGCACCAGGCCATCAACCTCGGTCAGGGCTTTCCCGACGACCGCGGGCTTCCGGACCTGCTCAAGGCGGGGGCGGACGCCCTGACGGACGGCTGGAACCAGTACCCGCCGATGATGGGCGTGCCCGATCTGCGCAAGGCGGTGGCCGACCATGCCCGCCGTTTCTATGGGTTGGACGTGGATTGGCAGGGGGAGGTGATGGTCACCTCCGGCGCCACCGAGGCCCTGGCCGCCTGCCTGTTCGGCCTGATCGAGCCCGGCGACGAAGTCGTGCTGTTCGAGCCGCTGTACGACAGCTATGTGCCGATCATCCGGCGTGCGGGCGGGATTCCGAAGTTCGTCACCCTGCGCCCGCCGTCCTGGGGGTTCACGGAGGCGGATCTGGCCGCCGTGTTCTCGGCGCGGACCAAGCTGGTGCTGCTGAACAACCCGTTGAACCCGGCTGCCAAGGTCTTCAGCCGGGACGAGTTGGAACTGCTGGCCCGCTTCGTCCGCGACTTCGACTGCTACGCCGTCTGCGACGAGGTGTACGAACACCTCGTGTTCGACGGACGGCCGCACATCCCCCTGATGGCCCTGCCCGGTATGCGCGACCGGTGCCTGCGCATCGGTTCGGCCGGCAAAACCTTTTCCCTGACGGGGTGGAAGGTCGGGTATGTGACCGCGGCGGCCACGCTGCTGCAACCGGTCGCCAAGGCGCACCAGTTCCTGGTGTTCACGACGCCGCCCAACCTCCAGACGGCCGTCGCCCACGGATTGAACATGCCCGACGCCTACTTCTCCGGCCTTGCGGCCGAGATGCAGCGCCGACGCGACCGGCTGGCCCGTGGTTTGGCCGACATCGGTTTCGGCGTGCTGCCGGCCGATGGTACCTATTTCGTGGTCTGCGACATCCGCCCGTTGGCGAACGGCATGGACGACGCGTCCTTCTGCGAACACATCACCGTCGAGGCCGGGGTTGCCGCCATTCCGGTCGGCGCCTTCTACGTTCAGGAGCGCGTCGACCACTGCGTCCGGTTCTGCTTCGCCAAACAGGACTCCGTGCTGGACGGCGCGATCGAGCGTCTGACACGCCATTTCAAGGCATCCGCGTGA